AATGGCTGTCTGGCCATGATCTGcaacatcttgacagagcttgaagaattatgaGAAGAATAATGGGCTAATATTGCACAATAaaaggtgtgtaaagctcttagagacttagccaaaaaaactcacagctgtaatcgctgccaaaggtgtttctaacatgtatcgactcagggagctgaatacttaggcaacaacaaaaaaatgtaacttatacattaaaaaaaataaaagtgtacACATTTTATTcaactttgacagagtattttgagCAAGTTGTTGACAAATttaaattaaatccattttaatcccactttgtaacaacaaaatgtgaagaaatccaaggggtatgaatacttttgcaaggcactgcatATCCTATTAGGGACATTTGGGAGTTACCAGGAAGAGCAGGAATAGACAAACTGGAGTCCACCTACCAACCATGTGCTTGCGGACATGAGCCATCGTGTAGAACTTCTTGTCACAGATCTCACAGGCAAACTTCTTCTCTGCGTAGCCGTGCACGATCTTGATGTGCTCGTGCAGCGACCACAGCTTCTTGAAAGACTTGTTGCAGGAGACGCACTGAGCAGCAGAACACCACACACAGATAATGCATTAAGAAACAGGTGATGACGGTTGTTTTGTGACATTGATTACCCCGATACACCCTGACAGAATCCAAGAACAGGAGGAAGCAGCTGAGACAATCCCCGTGTCTGGAGGCTGCAGATGGTATTTCCCAACTGCTGTAACAGTATCTGTCTAGGCTGGTTCCTAACGCTCCGATTCCCTCTGCTGGACAAATCGTTTCCTACATCCTTCAAATCCCAGAAATCTGGCCTTGATGACAAACTGAGATTTTAATTTCACTGTACCTGGTACGTAACTGTACCCAACCAAAGTACCTAATCAATGGACTCATTTTGATTGCTTAGGTCAAAAGCACATTGTACATCTAATTAAAAAGCAGAGGCCAgggcagtgtcccaaatggcccccttttccctacatagtgcactacttttgaccagggcccccacatggctctggtcaaaagtagtacactgtatagggaatagggggccatttgagacATGCACCAGCTCTCCTCCTTACCTGGATGTTCTTTTCACAGTCAGTCTGCTGGTGTAAGGCCAGCTCACTCTCCAGGACAAACTTCTTGCCACACTTGTCACAGATTTGCATACGTCTGTGTGTGACGTTCATGTGCTTCTCCAGGTACCAGCGGGTGTTGAAGACACGGGGGCACTTTTCACACGCCAGCGTCTCACGCTCCTCCCCATCCTCTTTATCCCCCGTGGCAGAGCCAGCTGAGGAGGGGGTCCCCTTGCCCTCCCTGGCAGTCCGGCGCGTCCTCTTGGGCGGCTGGGTGGTCTTCTTCCGTCGGCCCCTGGTGGTCATGCCGGTGGCGCCTAGAGCAGTGCACTGGGTCTTCTTCCGGGGCTGACTGGTAGCAGGGGCCACCCCACGCCGGACCCGCTTGGCTCTCGTTCTGCGGCTCTCTAtttcttcatcctcttcttcctcctcctcttcctcctccagatcttcctcctcttcttcttcttcttcctcctcctcctcttcttcgcTGCAGTGTCTCTCTGAGGCATCAGTTTGGGGGGCGGACTTGTCCCCCTTTGAAACGTTAAGTGTCTGATTGTTCAAGTTGACCTCCACGATGATCTGCTCCCGCTTGAaggactcctcctcctcttcttcctcagagTCCTCGGAGGTGCCCCCATTGCCTGCCTGGGATCCCTGCGCACCCCCCTCCTGCCCTACTGTCCCCTCTCTGTAGTACTGCTGCTGGGAGGACAGCAGACCCCCAGTCAGCTGTGGGGACAACTGACTGGGGGTCTGGTCACCAATGGGGGTCTTGGCTGCCATCTTGTTGTCCACTAGCACAGAGTAAGGCTTGCCCCCGCCCTCCCGCTTGTACAGCTTGCCCGCTAGGTCCAGGTCTGGGGCGGGGGAGTGGTAGTAGGACTGGGCCACCTGCTGCGTTCTGCGCCCCTCCTGTGACATCCCACCTGGGCTGGACACCTCTCCCTTCAGGCTCTGGCAGGATTTCAtgtgtgagggagggggagactgtAGTAGTGCTAGTTGAAGCACAGCCAGAGGTTTGTTAGCAGTGTTGGTATTCTTAAACTGTGAGAGTACCCTCGCTATGTTGTAAGGAGGGGCAGGGGGAACGGAAGCAATCCCCCACCCCTCCCGCCACTGAGGAGacaggaaggaggaagggaagaaAGCGTCACCCAGATTCAAACAGGGCATCCATGCTTAAGACTGAGGACAGACCGCGACTGACATTCTGCTACAGCTTTGTTCCATAGGCTTCTGTTGAGCTCGACTCTCAAAGCTTCTCTGGAAGCTGGGGTGTCTGCTCTTCAACCTCTGAGGTTTCGGTCTCTCCGCTGATGAAGCCTCTCAGGTTAGTCTCTCGCTCGAGGCTGTCAATGTTATATTGTCCGTCGGGGCTTCAGCCTTTAAGCTTCCGTCTTGAGGGGGAGCTTCACGCCGGACTTTGAGCCGCAGTCGGAACTTCTGTGCCTCGTTTCGGGAGCCATCTGCAATCTGCCGCCTGTGAGAGCAAGAGAAACAGAGAACGAGAGATTAGGCTGAATTGTGTGACAAGCGTGTGGTGCTGCCTCAGAGCGAGTGTGTCTGATGTGAAACTACAACCTGGGGTAGGCGTTGTGAACCGAGACTGAGCCATGCTTCACCGCAACCGTTTCACTGGCATGTGTGAACATCCAAACCACACGCATCAGAGCTTCGTGAGAGAGGACTTAACCCCAAACACACTCCTCCTGCTCGTCACAATCTATTTATGCTTTCAGGTTAAATCATCTTTCATCAATCTCACCATCTTGTTAACCAGACTTGATATATGCCATTATAATCATTAAACAAAAAAAACCGATATGGTCACATTTAATCAGAAAACCCTATCTTCCATCTCGGCTTTCAAATCACCAGTTCCGCAATACTTAAATCTCAGCTTTCACATTTCAATAGCAGTTAATACCCTGCCATGTATAACAATATTCGTACACTGGTATGAAATACACAATGTTACTTTATTTACTTTGCCTGGTAAGTCATTGAGAGCACAGTCTCTTTTACAATAACGATTAATGATGGAGCAATGATAATTGGAAATTATGTAGGCCTCTCTCTCAACAAACTTATTGAAAAAGTAAGCAATTTGCTCATTTCAATTGGCTCCTTGAACTCTGATTAAAGGTGTGTGCTACTTCAATGCATGTATGATTTGCACTCGTACCTTAACGCCTATAAATGTCactcacccccacacacacacacccacctattGTGGCAGTTACAGAGCACAAAATAACCACAGTATGGGAGCTGTAAACGAGCTCAACCACAGGAAACTGTACATCAGCttctctgtgtgagtgagtgattgagcgAGCCTGCACAGCGCATGTGATCAAAGAACAAATATATTTTGCGTATAGGAGAGTGTTTGGAAGTGTAAACGAAGCGCTTGCATTATTCTTGTTACTTGGCGTTTGAGGGGTCATTTACTGCCTGCGCATATAACACCGTCATGGCAGTGACCCTCGAGGCACAGTGCTCGAGGAGATGACACTAGGAAGTCGGACATAGCTACAAATTTAAGCTTTTTGTTATTTCCACATGTACGTTTGACCCCAAATGACCTTGGGCACGGTCGCTGACTCAGCACTGGAGTTGGTTTCTTGACTTGCAACGACTTCGAGAGCCACTAGAAAAAAACATTTCCTCTCTCATAAACAACAAACATCCTCTGCTCAACGGCCCAATATAGGCTAATCGTCACAACCCACCTCAAGTCTTATCAAACCCTCCCCCCCTAACTCAAAACTAAATACAGGGAGATTCCACAGCTGCTTTCAAATCAATGCAATAATCAAGACAGATATATGTGATATTGATATTAGAGAACACGCCTTTTATACCTTTCAAGCAATGACTTCATAACTATTCTGCTACAGACAGTCTACAATAATGATAGGGGAAAATGTACAGTtacatatttttacctttatttaactagttaagaacaaattcttattttcaatgacagcctaggaacagtgggttaactgcctgtccaggggcagaacaacagatttgtaccttgtcagctcgggggtttgaacttgcaaccttctggttactagtccaacactctaaccactaggctaccctgccgcatagcacatattgcacttttactttcttctccaacactttgttatggcattatttaaaccaaattgaacatgtttcattatttacttgaggctaaattgattttattgatgtattatattaagttaaaataagtgttaattcagtattgttgtaattgtcattattacaaataaaaaaaactaatttAAAAATCGGCCGATAATAATATATAATCGGGAAAAGCGGGATCAGTATCGGCcttaaaatcataatcggtcgtcCTCTAATAGACACTCCTAGAAACCTGTGTCAAAACACTGGTATTTTTCATCCTAAGGTTTGTTCCCCCATCTTTTTAAACAGTGAGCGAACATGTTTTCAGttattttatttccatgactgatcaaaactaattttctcttgctctctcgtctctctgcagaAGACATAGTGAGCAACATGTTTGGAATATCAAAttggaaaaaaataataataatttaaaaaaaatttaaaaaaaagtgcaGTATCGAATCGGAATGCATAATTAATCGTGAGAATcccaatacatatcgtatcggtaCCTAAGTATTGTGACAATATCGTAtcttgaggtccctggcaattcccagccctagtctAAAAGCAGTCTGTTCCGATGATGTGGAGAGTGATTCTGATCAAGCCAAAGAGGACCTCTAATAACAGATTGTAGGCCGCTGGAGTGTCTGAGGCCGAGCTCCACACACAGCCCCAAACTCTCTGGGTCCACCTCCGCCTCTATCCACTACACTAACGTTGCGAGAAGTACAATTCTGGAACAGACCGACTCAAATACACACATGCCTACACATGCAAGCACTCAAACAGAATGCCTACTGCTGTGTGtggacaattttttattttatataacatAAAATAAATAGAATCAGAGGACAGACATGCATAGGCATTTAGACAAAAGCAAAACAATACACCCCCACCCACCACCTTTCTTCCGGTGCATGTTTACTTTCTGAGAATTGGACCGCTCTAGGTGCATTACAACCAcaagaggagggagtggagagcaCTGCGCGGCATAGAGCACCTCGTCTCACATACTGGAGCATTAAAAACTCCCTCAGATACTCTCCTGCCCCGTATGCAGGTGTGATGTTAGATCTGCCATAACCAATTCAATAGGCCCTGTACTCTCTTAACAGCTGCGTATGCACAGGAATGTAGCAGGGTCAAGAAGACAGAGGCCTGTGCATTGATGATCCCTCTGAGTGGAGTGAGTGTCAAATGAGTCACGGCTTTTCCTGATGCGTAGCACAGGCAGATGTAGGCCTACCTTTACACCAAGGGTTTCAAACTCATTCGGAGGGCCGAGCGTCTGCAGGTTTTTGGTTTtcccctttcaattaagacctgcataaccaggtgtggggagttccttactaatcagtgaccttaattcaatcaagtacaagggtggagtgaaaacccgcagacactcggccctccgtggaatgagtttaacATGTGCCTTACACCGAAGACTGAGGGTTCGTTCTGCTCAGTGAAGATTTGCAAAGAAATTACTGGACCAGAACTTATGACAACTTTGCACAAACTTAGTGCTGTTCCGGTCATTAACATGATCAAACAGAGAGCGTGTGCAAACGATCCACAACCACACACAGGACAGCTGAGGTTACGCAACTCGTATTTAGTAAAATCCTTACTTAGATGAGTCACAGAGTTTCACTCACAATGAGAGAGCACAGCCTTTTGATGTGGTGAGCAGGAAGAGAGCAGACTTCACAATATCAGTGGTAATTGTACGATTACCTTGTCAGATGTCGAGGTTAAATTCAGTGTAAATTCGGTCGTTTATGACTCCGCTTTTTCCAGTttggtagtgctgagcgattcaTGCTTTTTGAGGTTGGTCCTGTTTCAACTTGCTTATTAAAAATAAACAGTTTTCGATTTAAATTATTTCTTTATACATTAAATGCACTGTGTATTATGTgagttgaatgctgtaacacagaataaaacaattaatacaagTTGCAGTGAGGTAGTGACtacccattactgcttatcacttattaaccatcatttattcacagtactttaatcaaatatttatgttgtgtatattacatttgttttaattGATGACTATTATTTCATCCTaaatcatctcatctctatagagctgctgcctacgcAGTTTGACAAAAATCACTATttcagtagttcttcaaagtaaatacgGCATACTGTTATGAC
This genomic stretch from Oncorhynchus clarkii lewisi isolate Uvic-CL-2024 chromosome 13, UVic_Ocla_1.0, whole genome shotgun sequence harbors:
- the LOC139364643 gene encoding zinc finger protein 652-like, whose protein sequence is MPCLNLGDAFFPSSFLSPQWREGWGIASVPPAPPYNIARVLSQFKNTNTANKPLAVLQLALLQSPPPSHMKSCQSLKGEVSSPGGMSQEGRRTQQVAQSYYHSPAPDLDLAGKLYKREGGGKPYSVLVDNKMAAKTPIGDQTPSQLSPQLTGGLLSSQQQYYREGTVGQEGGAQGSQAGNGGTSEDSEEEEEEESFKREQIIVEVNLNNQTLNVSKGDKSAPQTDASERHCSEEEEEEEEEEEEEEDLEEEEEEEEEDEEIESRRTRAKRVRRGVAPATSQPRKKTQCTALGATGMTTRGRRKKTTQPPKRTRRTAREGKGTPSSAGSATGDKEDGEERETLACEKCPRVFNTRWYLEKHMNVTHRRMQICDKCGKKFVLESELALHQQTDCEKNIQCVSCNKSFKKLWSLHEHIKIVHGYAEKKFACEICDKKFYTMAHVRKHMVAHTKDMPFTCETCGKSFKRSMSLKVHSLQHSGEKPFRCENCAERFQYKYQLRSHMSIHIGHKQFMCQWCGKDFNMKQYFDEHMKTHTGEKPFICEICGKSFTSRPNMKRHRRTHTGEKPYPCELCSQRFRFSNMLKAHKEKCFRVTSPVTLQASSLPLPLHLSAPSSSGPGPGLAPSAATTSAPLGLSPAGGALPPRAPVGHATFSHLHMTPSHHLPHHHTSQQQQHHPGTPLQAPPLPHHHLPVPPVSPPPALFKSEPLTHCGQEDSSYLRYMAPQDKGPGAPQHH